CACAAAATTCTCCAGCCTCAAACCATGAAATTGATTCCACAGGTAAGTTATCTCCTGCAAAAAAAGATGGATTTGGTTTGAGTTGACAATTAATCATGGGGATGAAAGCTACTGCTTTCCACTGGGCTTGAGTCACTGGATATTTACTCATAAAGAAGGGCTTAATAGTCACTTCATGCTGAGGAGTTTCTTCTTTCTGCCCTTCTTCCTTTGGGGAACCCATCATAAATGTCCCCCCAGGAACATAGACCATTTCTATAGTGACATTTCTACCTATGTCTTCCAAAAAATACTGGGCTTGGTGTTTTTCTTTTTTGACTTCTTGACCTTGACTATCAACCGTTACTACATCAAACTCAAATGTTCTTACCAAATTTTCTTGATAATATCCGAGTGTAAATTCTGGGTTACTCATACTTAGGTAAATGCCAATTTATATCACTGTATTTGAGCTAATCATTAACAGTTTCATAATCGTCTAAAGCTGCTTTTGCACCAAATTCTATGATTAAACTTGAATCACATCCATACTCACCACTACAGCTATAGGAACCAAGTTCTAATACATAAAGTTCTCCTGCTGATTCACAAATGTCTAGGGTGTAAAGAGATTCTGGATACCAATTTACTGATTTTAATACGTTATTTACATAACTTTCTAAATATCCGCCGTTAATTGTTTCATTGATTCTTTCCTCACCAACTAGATAAAGTGAACCAGTAATAACTTGATTTTTATAAACAAAAAATCTCCATTCTTTAGTAATTGGTTGTTTACCGCTCACTAGGACTAAAGTTGTCTCATCTCTTTTGAGTTCACTACCTAAACCCGCCATAGTATTTAACTTCTTAAGATTAAATACTCCGGCGCGAAAGGATTTCATATTGCTGTCTGGTCTGATAAATAAATCACCATCAGAACCAAAATATTCCAGAATCTCCTCTTGTCTACGGATGAGTTCACCTAAAGTAAGTAAAAAATATTTTTTATTAAGTAAGTATTGACCGAAATAAGTGTAATAGGTAGAACATCGTAAATTCCGTTCATCTAAATAAGCACCGGGAACCCAAGAAGTTCGTAAAATATTGCGTCCTAAATTTAAAGTTCCTCGAAATAAAACACAATCATTATCAGGAAAATATTGATGTGCATCTTTAGGGTGAAATGTGAGGTATTTTATTTCCTTATAAAAATATCCTTGTCTTTTCAATTCCTCTAATATTTGCTCATCAGCATCAAAAATGTATCTTTCAATTAACCAGTTTACTTTTGTCATTAGTCGTTAGTCAACAGTCCATAGTCCATAGTCCACAGTTATTAACTATTCTCCCTTGTCTCCCTCATCTCCCTCCGCTCCCCATTCCCCAATATCCAAAACACGTTGCATAATTGTTAGGAAGTGGCAACCTCTAACTTAACAGAGGTGTCTTACCTTGAGTTGTGGACTTGATAGTCCAGAGCTACAAACAGATACTAGGACTAGATGATCAGCATGAAATTTCAACTGTTGTTAGGCTCTTTATTGTCCCAGATTAAAGTCCGTCATTGGTGGCTAGGTATCTTATTGTGGATCGCTTTGGTTGCCCCAGCTCAAGCCTCTGTCATCCTGCGCGTGGCAATTGAGAGGGGAGTTAATCAAGCTAGAGTAGGCAGTTCGACGACGGCAATTGTGAAAGACAGTACAGGGCGTACTTTGGGACAATTGCCAGCCATGAGTGCTTTTTATGCCCAAGCTGTTCCTGGGGGAGTGGCTTTAGATAAATGGCAGTCTGGTTTATTTTGGATTGAGCCATCGGGGAAAGGATTTGTTTATATTGGCGATCGCTGGTTTCGTGGTAGAACTTTAGTAGTTCCCACCGAAAAAGGTATAGATGTCGTTAACTGGGTAGATTTAGAAGAATATCTCTATAGTGTAGTGGGTGGAGAAATGAGTTCTAGCTGGCCTGATGAAGCGTTAAAAGCGCAGGCGATCGCAGCTCGTACTTATGCACTATACAAGCGAGAACAACAGCGCACTAACCCAGTCTACGATTTAGGTGATACCCCAGATCGCTGGCAGATTTATCAAGGGGTCAGTAGCGAATCGCCTAAAACCTACGCCGCCGTTGATGCTACAGCCGGACAAGTTTTAACTTATAACAATAGTCTAATTCTTTCGGTCTTTCATGCCTGTTCTGGTGGACACACCGAAAACGTAGAAGATGTTTGGAGTAATTCTCTACCTTATCTGCGTGCTGTTGAGGACTATGACCAAAACGTTAAGGAATGTATTTGGCAAAAAACTTTTACCCCGGCGGAAATTAGCGCCAGAATTGCTGGTATAGGTAATGTTAAAGATATAGTTCCTGAATCTTTTTCCCCATACCGCAGCGTGAAAGCTTTAAGAGTAGTAGGTGATAAGGGTACAAAGGTTCTACGAGGGGAAGAAGTGCGTACAGCCCTGAGACTCAGAAGCACCCGCTTTAACGTCACTAGAGGCGCAGATGGTAGTTTTACCCTGCAAGGTGCTGGTTTCGGTCATGGCTTAGGCATGAGTCAATGGGGTGCTTATAATTTAGCTTTACGCGGTGCTAATTACTTGCAAATACTAGGGCATTACTATCGTGGTGTCTCCCTCACACCTATTAAGGCAAAGTAAAATAGAGTGATGAGTGCTGAGTTGGGAGTGCTGAGTAATAAATCTCCCACCCTGCGGGAAGCAAGCTACATCTCCCCCCACTCCCTCATCTCCCTCATCACTCATCTCCAAGCGTATATGAGCCAAGTTGTAAAAATTAATTAATTCTCTGCAACAGGCGGTTTTGTTTAGATACTTTATATACTCATCTAGTACAAAATTCCGTCCATGCGCCTGACTTCGCTTGATGTATTTCGTGGTATTACAATTGCAGGGATGATTCTCGTCAATATGGCGGGAGTTGCAGATGATGTTTATCCCCCTTTAGCTCATGCAGACTGGCATGGTTGCACACCAACTGATTTAGTATTTCCCTTTTTCTTATTCATTGTCGGTGTAGCAATGACTTTTTCTTTATCCAAGTACACCCAGGAGAATAAACCGAACTCTGCGGTATATGGGCGTATCTTCCGCCGCGCTGCTATTCTCTTTGTTTTAGGTTTATTACTTAATGGTTTTTGGAATAAGGGTATATGGACGTTTGATTTAAGTAACATACGTATCATGGGAGTATTACAGCGTATCAGTCTCAGTTACCTATTCGCTTCCTTAGCAGTCCTTAAACTACCGCGCAAAGGACAATGGATACTTGCAGGCGTTTTACTTGTCGGCTATTGGTTAGCAATGATGTACATTCCTGTACCTGGTTATGGTGCTGGTGTGTTGACAAGAGAAGGTAATTTTGGAGCTTATATTGACAGATTAATTATACCAAAGGTGCATCTGTATGCTGGTGATGGTTTCAAAAATTTGGGCGATCCAGAAGGACTTTTCAGCACAATTCCTGCCATTGTTAGCGTATTGGCTGGTTATTTTACCGGGGATTGGATACGTAAACAGCCAGTACAGACACGTACAAGTGTAGGATTAGCATTATTTGGTATCGGTTGTTTAATTATTGGTTGGGCTTGGGGTTGGGTATTTCCAATTAATAAAAAGATATGGACTAGTTCTTATGTTGTATTTACTAGCGGTTGGGCTTTATTACTTTTAGCAGCTTGTTATGAGCTAATTGAAGTCAGATTAATTAAACGCTGGAGTAAACCCTTTGAAATTATGGGGTTAAATGCGATCGCTGTTTTTGTCGCATCAGTTCTATTAATCAAAATTCTCGTCAAAACCAAAATCGGCACAGGTGATACAGCCCCCAGTGCTTACAACTGGATATACCAAAACCTTTTCGCCTCCTGGGCTGGAACCTTCAACGGCTCACTATTATTCGCCTTAGTTACGGTTTTGTTATGGTGGGCTGTCGCCGTCCTCATGTATCGCCAGCGTTGGTTCCTCAAGGTTTAAATTAATTAACCCTAAAATCAATTCACAAGCTAAAACTGCTGAATATGTAAGCTACGACACATTAAATTGACACAATTACTAATAAGATTCTTTGAGCGTTGGCAGTCGACGCTCAAAAAATCAAATGTGCAGCCATAAAAAAAGGTTTGGCTCACCACCAAACCTATCTATAAATCCAGTGCATAACAACATCCCAAATAAATGTACCTTTAATTTCCAGGCGATCGCATCTTCCTATAGACTGTATCTAAACGCTAAAAAAGCTGATTTTACTCACTTTATAGTATTAATAATTACATATAAGGCAGTTTAATCTGTCTTTTTTTATGAATT
Above is a genomic segment from Nostoc sp. MS1 containing:
- a CDS encoding ATP-grasp domain-containing protein — encoded protein: MTKVNWLIERYIFDADEQILEELKRQGYFYKEIKYLTFHPKDAHQYFPDNDCVLFRGTLNLGRNILRTSWVPGAYLDERNLRCSTYYTYFGQYLLNKKYFLLTLGELIRRQEEILEYFGSDGDLFIRPDSNMKSFRAGVFNLKKLNTMAGLGSELKRDETTLVLVSGKQPITKEWRFFVYKNQVITGSLYLVGEERINETINGGYLESYVNNVLKSVNWYPESLYTLDICESAGELYVLELGSYSCSGEYGCDSSLIIEFGAKAALDDYETVND
- a CDS encoding SpoIID/LytB domain-containing protein, which translates into the protein MISMKFQLLLGSLLSQIKVRHWWLGILLWIALVAPAQASVILRVAIERGVNQARVGSSTTAIVKDSTGRTLGQLPAMSAFYAQAVPGGVALDKWQSGLFWIEPSGKGFVYIGDRWFRGRTLVVPTEKGIDVVNWVDLEEYLYSVVGGEMSSSWPDEALKAQAIAARTYALYKREQQRTNPVYDLGDTPDRWQIYQGVSSESPKTYAAVDATAGQVLTYNNSLILSVFHACSGGHTENVEDVWSNSLPYLRAVEDYDQNVKECIWQKTFTPAEISARIAGIGNVKDIVPESFSPYRSVKALRVVGDKGTKVLRGEEVRTALRLRSTRFNVTRGADGSFTLQGAGFGHGLGMSQWGAYNLALRGANYLQILGHYYRGVSLTPIKAK
- a CDS encoding acyltransferase family protein, which translates into the protein MRLTSLDVFRGITIAGMILVNMAGVADDVYPPLAHADWHGCTPTDLVFPFFLFIVGVAMTFSLSKYTQENKPNSAVYGRIFRRAAILFVLGLLLNGFWNKGIWTFDLSNIRIMGVLQRISLSYLFASLAVLKLPRKGQWILAGVLLVGYWLAMMYIPVPGYGAGVLTREGNFGAYIDRLIIPKVHLYAGDGFKNLGDPEGLFSTIPAIVSVLAGYFTGDWIRKQPVQTRTSVGLALFGIGCLIIGWAWGWVFPINKKIWTSSYVVFTSGWALLLLAACYELIEVRLIKRWSKPFEIMGLNAIAVFVASVLLIKILVKTKIGTGDTAPSAYNWIYQNLFASWAGTFNGSLLFALVTVLLWWAVAVLMYRQRWFLKV